A genomic window from Coccinella septempunctata chromosome 9, icCocSept1.1, whole genome shotgun sequence includes:
- the LOC123320921 gene encoding uncharacterized protein LOC123320921 isoform X1 translates to MGNSHGHNGSSKHKSSSQSSTDSTSRKSFSKSISVTDIQDKHFTNFESVTKLAKILSNKTLAEEHVSGITLNVFTKYLFPRYQVLALKLFNYFQKLSKSNKDYLDTHAFTEQCAKYLQVLDDSTMSDILVKMFSIENQDNNNETITPDLLKMLLMSSYHISMDHYSEGPQSCYFLHQTLKAIVDSCFHVKNSLSTSYVSHWLQSNCPRLLQPVHRFIVHTLATAYRTLQEKNEIDLVTGLDSNDSFEQGKQRPSLELATPVLEKTSPFAGNSTSLANGKNTPPYTLNMSLSWLLASALPPLYSMPQKANSPEGSSNGLSSMVFLSKMLSSIPSHWVLIYDSNQHGLGANRFLHHTLAYKGPTLVMLKTKEESVFCVACPDEWHESHQYWGREESALYQLLPKFSLMEKGPKMLYLNFTARGYPHGLRVGSNPRSPVISIDGGFEKIEYSKIPDKLLRVEVWGCGDSVSRDRQLEVKKWEVREAEKQRVVKLSAADWIDHPDRYLLELAGRPQYATK, encoded by the exons atgggtaacAGCCATGGGCACAATGGAAGCAGCAAGCACAAATCATCATCACAGTCTTCCACTGATAGTACCTCAAGAAAATCCTTTTCGAAAAGCATATCAGTGACCGATATTCAAGACAAGCACTTCACCAACTTTGAATCCGTGACCAAATTGGCTAAG ATTTTATCCAATAAAACTTTAGCTGAAGAACATGTGTCGGGCATTACTCTCAATGTCTTTACT AAATACCTGTTTCCAAGGTATCAAGTTCTTGCATTGAAATTGTTCAATTACTTTCAAAAGTTATCTAAATCCAACAAAGATTACTTGGATACTCACGCCTTCACAGAACAATGCGCAAAATACTTACAG GTACTAGACGATTCTACAATGAGTGATATTCTGGTCAAGATGTTTTCTATTGAAAATCAAGATAACAACAACGAAACGATAACTCCAGATTTGTTAAAGATGCTACTCATGTCCTCTTATCATATTAGCATGGATCATTATTCGGAAGGACCTCAGTCTTGTTATTTTTTACATCAAACTTTAAAAGCCATCGTCGATAGCTGCTTCCACGTGAAAAACTCCCTATCCACCAGTTACGTGTCCCACTGGCTGCAATCGAACTGCCCCAGATTGCTACAACCTGTCCACAGATTCATCGTTCACACTTTGGCGACCGCGTACAGGACTTTACAGGAGAAAAACGAAATCGACCTGGTCACTG GTCTGGACTCTAACGATTCTTTCGAACAAGGTAAACAAAGACCTA GTCTCGAGCTGGCGACGCCGGTCCTGGAAAAGACGTCCCCGTTCGCGGGCAACTCCACGTCCCTCGCCAACGGCAAGAACACCCCGCCCTACACCCTGAACATGAGCCTCAGCTGGTTGTTGGCCAGCGCCTTGCCCCCCCTCTACTCGATGCCCCAGAAGGCCAACTCTCCGGAGGGCAGCTCCAACGGCCTGTCCAGCATGGTGTTCTTGTCCAAGATGTTGAGCTCCATCCCCTCCCACTGGGTGCTCATATACGATTCCAACCAGCACGGCCTGGGGGCCAACAG ATTCTTGCACCATACGTTGGCCTACAAGGGTCCCACCCTGGTGATGTTGAAGACCAAAGAGGAGAGCGTCTTCTGCGTGGCCTGTCCGGACGAATGGCACGAATCGCACCAGTATTGGGGACGCGAGGAATCCGCCCTGTATCAGCTCCTGCCCAAGTTCAGCCTCATGGAGAAGGGACCGAAGATGCTGTACCTCAACTTCACGGCGCGCGGCTACCCGCACGGACTGAGGGTGGGCAGCAACCCCAGGAGCCCCGTCATCTCCATAGACGGCGGCTTCGAAAAG ATTGAGTATAGCAAGATACCAGACAAGTTGCTGAGGGTGGAGGTTTGGGGCTGCGGCGACTCGGTGAGTAGGGATCGTCAGCTGGAAGTGAAGAAGTGGGAGGTTAGGGAGGCGGAGAAACAGAGGGTGGTCAAACTGTCGGCCGCCGATTGGATCGATCATCCCGATCGTTACCTGTTGGAGTTGGCGGGCAGGCCCCAGTACGCAACGAAATGA
- the LOC123320178 gene encoding uncharacterized protein LOC123320178, producing MIRRSFFVIFLASLQLCHGGPPKVETKVMLLDSYIPAAMQVIAHLTESMKYDLKPPSTTTPSPARPSDTTKPTSTHRPGIYAPEVPPGPDSYEKLGELENYGEELASSKTFFSIPKLQAYLNVETEELPENLENLIGVGPASLVKLVHSEDDAPASSDPEEQVRVLLKNLDDSEFIRAYLEKNKRAPPTKAYVTLLSLYDQLSKDAKSQGYNKFQGYHQHVLVELSKTSSGTAADQLKFVLEKILTNQDSKQPEVKRKISALLEDLKTDNSYIHKALLYIPPLQFSI from the exons ATGATACGTCGCTCTTTCTTCGTTATCTTCTTGGCCTCCTTGCAGCTG TGCCATGGAGGTCCACCCAAGGTCGAGACCAAGGTGATGCTGCTGGACTCTTACATCCCAGCGGCCATGCAGGTCATAGCCCACCTGACGGAGTCCATGAAGTACGACCTGAAGCCTCCCTCCACAACCACCCCTTCACCGGCACGACCCTCGGACACGACCAAACCCACCTCCACCCACAGACCCGGCATATACGCCCCAGAGGTCCCTCCAGGTCCAGACAGCTACGAGAAGCTGGGTGAGCTGGAAAACTACGGCGAAGAACT AGCGTCGTCGAAGACCTTCTTCAGCATCCCCAAGCTGCAGGCCTACCTCAACGTGGAAACGGAGGAACTGCCCGAGAACCTCGAGAATCTCATCGGCGTCGGCCCGGCGTCGCTCGTCAAACTCGTACATTCCGAAGACGACGCCCCAGCTTCTTCGGATCCGGAGGAGCAGGTTCGCGTCCTGCTGAAGAACCTCGACGATTCGGAATTCATCAGGGCTTATCTGGAGAAGAACAAGAGGGCGCCGCCTACCAAGGCGTACGTGACGTTGCTGTCGCTCTACGATCAACTCAGCAAGGACGCCAAGAGCCAGGGGTACAACAAGTTTCAG GGTTATCATCAGCATGTTTTGGTAGAACTGTCGAAGACCTCCTCAGGCACGGCCGCCGACCAACTCAAGTTCGTCCTGGAGAAGATCCTGACGAATCAGGATTCTAAACAGCCGGAAGTCAAGAGGAAGATATCGGCGCTTCTGGAAGACCTCAAGACCGACAACAGCTACATCCACAAGGCCCTGTTGTACATCCCGCCCCTTCAGTTCAGTATTTAG
- the LOC123320921 gene encoding uncharacterized protein LOC123320921 isoform X2, with protein sequence MGNSHGHNGSSKHKSSSQSSTDSTSRKSFSKSISVTDIQDKHFTNFESVTKLAKILSNKTLAEEHVSGITLNVFTKYLFPRYQVLALKLFNYFQKLSKSNKDYLDTHAFTEQCAKYLQVLDDSTMSDILVKMFSIENQDNNNETITPDLLKMLLMSSYHISMDHYSEGPQSCYFLHQTLKAIVDSCFHVKNSLSTSYVSHWLQSNCPRLLQPVHRFIVHTLATAYRTLQEKNEIDLVTGLELATPVLEKTSPFAGNSTSLANGKNTPPYTLNMSLSWLLASALPPLYSMPQKANSPEGSSNGLSSMVFLSKMLSSIPSHWVLIYDSNQHGLGANRFLHHTLAYKGPTLVMLKTKEESVFCVACPDEWHESHQYWGREESALYQLLPKFSLMEKGPKMLYLNFTARGYPHGLRVGSNPRSPVISIDGGFEKIEYSKIPDKLLRVEVWGCGDSVSRDRQLEVKKWEVREAEKQRVVKLSAADWIDHPDRYLLELAGRPQYATK encoded by the exons atgggtaacAGCCATGGGCACAATGGAAGCAGCAAGCACAAATCATCATCACAGTCTTCCACTGATAGTACCTCAAGAAAATCCTTTTCGAAAAGCATATCAGTGACCGATATTCAAGACAAGCACTTCACCAACTTTGAATCCGTGACCAAATTGGCTAAG ATTTTATCCAATAAAACTTTAGCTGAAGAACATGTGTCGGGCATTACTCTCAATGTCTTTACT AAATACCTGTTTCCAAGGTATCAAGTTCTTGCATTGAAATTGTTCAATTACTTTCAAAAGTTATCTAAATCCAACAAAGATTACTTGGATACTCACGCCTTCACAGAACAATGCGCAAAATACTTACAG GTACTAGACGATTCTACAATGAGTGATATTCTGGTCAAGATGTTTTCTATTGAAAATCAAGATAACAACAACGAAACGATAACTCCAGATTTGTTAAAGATGCTACTCATGTCCTCTTATCATATTAGCATGGATCATTATTCGGAAGGACCTCAGTCTTGTTATTTTTTACATCAAACTTTAAAAGCCATCGTCGATAGCTGCTTCCACGTGAAAAACTCCCTATCCACCAGTTACGTGTCCCACTGGCTGCAATCGAACTGCCCCAGATTGCTACAACCTGTCCACAGATTCATCGTTCACACTTTGGCGACCGCGTACAGGACTTTACAGGAGAAAAACGAAATCGACCTGGTCACTG GTCTCGAGCTGGCGACGCCGGTCCTGGAAAAGACGTCCCCGTTCGCGGGCAACTCCACGTCCCTCGCCAACGGCAAGAACACCCCGCCCTACACCCTGAACATGAGCCTCAGCTGGTTGTTGGCCAGCGCCTTGCCCCCCCTCTACTCGATGCCCCAGAAGGCCAACTCTCCGGAGGGCAGCTCCAACGGCCTGTCCAGCATGGTGTTCTTGTCCAAGATGTTGAGCTCCATCCCCTCCCACTGGGTGCTCATATACGATTCCAACCAGCACGGCCTGGGGGCCAACAG ATTCTTGCACCATACGTTGGCCTACAAGGGTCCCACCCTGGTGATGTTGAAGACCAAAGAGGAGAGCGTCTTCTGCGTGGCCTGTCCGGACGAATGGCACGAATCGCACCAGTATTGGGGACGCGAGGAATCCGCCCTGTATCAGCTCCTGCCCAAGTTCAGCCTCATGGAGAAGGGACCGAAGATGCTGTACCTCAACTTCACGGCGCGCGGCTACCCGCACGGACTGAGGGTGGGCAGCAACCCCAGGAGCCCCGTCATCTCCATAGACGGCGGCTTCGAAAAG ATTGAGTATAGCAAGATACCAGACAAGTTGCTGAGGGTGGAGGTTTGGGGCTGCGGCGACTCGGTGAGTAGGGATCGTCAGCTGGAAGTGAAGAAGTGGGAGGTTAGGGAGGCGGAGAAACAGAGGGTGGTCAAACTGTCGGCCGCCGATTGGATCGATCATCCCGATCGTTACCTGTTGGAGTTGGCGGGCAGGCCCCAGTACGCAACGAAATGA
- the LOC123320089 gene encoding calcium/calmodulin-dependent protein kinase kinase 1, with protein MDAMATIQHAANLWQDNASCGCRNTRTPKIGDLPRHAAVEVDLKTDLYAPKLSYAATAYLTTAPKPTNQSSPRTADIPRTPDKTDHPAVIKNDVPFHPHVDQTDELKTTSKRPPSGLNHKFLLQSKSFHDASVRPIYPNCPFSPYGSPNGSPRCSRKRGPLKESRRVSIEKAGTYLQLNQYKLLDAIGQGSYGVVKLAYSEEDDTHYAMKILSKKKLLKKSGIFGRLPPSRKDSKNSISANAVNHPLQKVYREIAILKKLDHPNVVKLIEVLDDPAEDCLYLVFELVERGQVLDIPTDQPLDEETARVYFRDVVLGLEYLHYQRIIHRDIKPANLLLSNNGHVQIADLGVCNEFDGTDAFLSNSAGTPAFAAPEALCEKAEFSGKAVDIWSLGITLYAFVFGNVPFHDENLMGLYSKIRNDKVTFPSEPKISETLRDLILKMLVKNPNQRITLPEIKLHPWVTMNGACPLPSEEENCELVEVTDEDLNKVVTSIPKLDTLILIKHMLKKHSFQNPFLHRRDVHRSSNASDTTTTAAQSNRKLYSRSGRSNSAPDSYVFSADISTDTALEAVKEVTLDQVGQKGVEPEGQHTKSR; from the exons ATGGACGCTATGGCAACAATACAGCACG CCGCCAACTTATGGCAGGATAACGCGAGTTGCGGATGTAGAAACACCAGGACCCCGAAAATCGGAGATCTACCCAG GCATGCCGCTGTCGAAGTCGATCTAAAAACGGACCTCTACGCGCCCAAGCTAAGCTATGCCGCCACCGCTTACCTGACCACCGCGCCCAAACCGACCAACCAGAGCTCGCCGAGAACGGCCGACATCCCACGAACGCCTGACAAGACTGACCACCCAGCTGTGATAAAGAACGATGTGCCTTTCCACCCTCACGTCGACCAAACCGACGAGCTCAAGACGACGTCCAAGAGGCCGCCCTCCGGCCTCAACCACAAGTTCCTGCTACAGTCCAAGAGTTTCCACGACGCGTCCGTCAGGCCCATCTACCCCAACTGCCCCTTCAGCCCTTACGGCAGTCCGAACGGCAGCCCCAGGTGCAGCAGGAAGAGGGGGCCGTTGAAGGAGTCCAGGAGGGTGTCCATCGAGAAGGCCGGGACTTATCTGCAGCTCAACCAGTACAAACTGTTGGACGCCATCGGACAG GGTTCGTACGGAGTCGTCAAATTGGCGTATAGCGAAGAGGATGACACCCATTAC GCAATGAAGATCCTGTCCAAGAAGAAGCTGCTCAAGAAGTCGGGGATCTTCGGTCGTCTACCGCCCTCTCGGAAGGACAGCAAGAACTCCATAAGTGCCAACGCCGTGAACCATCCCCTGCAGAAGGTATACAGAGAGATAGCCATACTGAAGAAGCTGGACCATCCCAACGTGGTCAAGCTGATCGAGGTGCTCGACGACCCAGCCGAAGACTGTCTCTACCTGGTATTCGAGCTCGTCGAGAGGGGCCAAGTGCTGGACATACCCACCGACCAGCCGCTGGACGAGGAGACCGCCAGGGTGTACTTCAGGGACGTCGTCTTGGGCCTCGAATATC TGCACTACCAAAGAATCATACACAGGGATATAAAACCAGCCAATTTGCTGCTGAGCAACAACGGTCACGTGCAAATTGCTGATTTGGGAGTTTGTAATGAGTTCGACGGAACAGATGCCTTTCTGTCCAACTCCGCCGGTACGCCGGCGTTTGCAGCACCGGAAGCTTTGTGCGAAAAGGCTGAGTTCAGTGGGAAG GCTGTGGACATATGGTCCTTGGGCATAACGCTATACGCTTTCGTGTTCGGAAACGTCCCTTTCCACGACGAAAACCTCATGGGTCTCTACTCCAAGATACGCAACGACAAGGTGACGTTTCCGTCAGAACCTAAGATATCCGAGACGCTCAGGGATCTCATCTTGAAGATGCTGGTGAAGAATCCCAACCAGAGGATAACGCTGCCAGAGATCAAG CTCCATCCGTGGGTCACCATGAACGGAGCATGTCCACTACCTTCGGAAGAAGAGAACTGCGAGCTGGTGGAAGTTACGGACGAAGATCTCAACAAAGTGGTCACTTCCATACCCAAACTGGACACGTTGATCCTGATAAAACACATGCTCAAAAAACATTCCTTCCAG AATCCGTTCCTGCACAGACGGGACGTCCACAGATCTTCGAACGCGAGCGACACGACCACCACGGCCGCACAGAGCAACAGGAAGCTGTACAGCAGATCGGGCCGGTCCAATTCTGCTCCCGACTCTTACGTGTTCAGCGCCGACATCTCGACTGATACGGCCCTGGAGGCCGTGAAGGAGGTGACGCTGGACCAGGTCGGTCAGAAGGGCGTGGAGCCGGAGGGTCAGCATACCAAGAGTCGGTGA
- the LOC123320922 gene encoding signal peptide peptidase-like 3, whose product MADNLNPAQTIEYQWAYSIMDSSRVSTFLISMLLIVYGSFRSLNMEQEARDRANGSTNCLLNPSQTLQTENNVQTLDTMQALCLPLGASVSLLVMFFFFDSMQMLFAICTAIIATVALAFLLLPMCQYIIRPCSNNTKFSFGMCGRFTSAELLSFSLSLFIVCIWILTGHWLLMDAMGMGLCVAFIAFVRLPSLKVSTLLLTGLLIYDVFWVFFSSYIFSTNVMVKVATRPAENPVGLVARKFHLNGMVREAPKLSLPGKLVFPSMHNAGHFSMLGLGDIVMPGLLLCFVLRYDAYKKAQGLAGSRLTYFHCSLLGYFLGLLTATVSSEVFKAAQPALLYLVPFTLLPLLTMAYLKGDLRRMWSEPFKSLTSSKHFPDV is encoded by the exons ATGGCAGATAACTTGAACCCAGCTCAAACTATCGAGTATCAATGGGCCTACTCGATAATGGACTCGAGCAGAGTGTCCACTTTTTTGATTTCTATGTTACTCATTGTTTATGGTTCCTTCCGTTCCTTGAACATGGAACAAGAGGCCAGGGACAGGGCGAATGGCAGTACGAATTGCCTCCTGAATCCCTCGCAAACCCTACAGACTGAAAACAACGTTCAAACCCTAGATACAATGCAAGCCTTGTGTCTCCCCTTAGGAGCCAGCGTCTCCCTACTtgttatgttttttttcttcGATTCCATGCAGATGCTCTTTGCGATTTGTACCGCTA ttatagCTACGGTAGCTTTGGCTTTTCTGCTTCTACCAATGTGTCAATACATCATAAGGCCTTGTTCCAACAACACCAAGTTTTCCTTTGGAATGTGCGGACGGTTTACATCAGCCGAACTCTTATCTTTCAGTTTATCCCTATTTATAGTTTGCATTTGGATACTGACAG GTCATTGGTTGTTGATGGATGCGATGGGTATGGGGCTTTGTGTAGCCTTTATAGCTTTCGTCCGACTGCCGAGTCTGAAGGTTTCGACTCTGTTGCTAACTGGTCTTCTGATCTATGACGTTTTTTGGGTGTTTTTTTCATCCTATATTTTTAGCACTAACGTGATGGTCAAG GTAGCTACAAGACCTGCGGAAAACCCAGTGGGCTTAGTAGCCCGTAAGTTCCATCTGAACGGGATGGTTAGGGAAGCCCCCAAATTGAGCTTGCCAGGAAAACTGGTTTTCCCAAGCATGCACAACGCGGGTCACTTCAGTATGTTGG GTCTTGGGGATATAGTGATGCCGGGTCTCCTGTTGTGTTTCGTGCTGCGTTACGATGCCTACAAGAAGGCACAAGGTCTGGCTGGTTCCCGGTTAACCTATTTCCACTGTTCGTTACTAGGGTACTTCTTAGGATTATTGACAGCGACTGTCAGTTCTGAAGTCTTCAAGGCTGCTCAGCCTGCTTTACTTTATTTGGTACCGTTTACGTTGCTACCTTTGCTGACCATGgcttatttgaag GGGGACCTGAGACGAATGTGGTCTGAACCGTTCAAAAGTTTAACATCATCGAAGCACTTTCCAGACGTGTGA